Proteins encoded in a region of the Bactrocera tryoni isolate S06 chromosome 4, CSIRO_BtryS06_freeze2, whole genome shotgun sequence genome:
- the LOC120773690 gene encoding autophagy-related protein 101, giving the protein MNARSQVFDLTIEGRQVDEAVASIFHTVLFHRCQGKYMYTGDAQYSIGTIGYTDVDCDFIDFTYVCCTSEGLLRTVKRAINVFSEKLRSNESCGSGQISLEFFQKRKSRWLFQQECIPWEVWTVHLDLIKYENADDRQISRENVSDLLTEKVIYITELMNRSDYVPKTPSQSELDLIFDTSYPDVQPYLFKFDYTTAGSQTPSVTNTVKKIIKETFTL; this is encoded by the coding sequence ATGAACGCTCGCTCGCAGGTTTTCGACCTCACCATCGAGGGTCGTCAAGTGGACGAAGCCGTTGCCAGCATCTTTCATACGGTGCTTTTCCATCGCTGCCAAGGCAAATACATGTATACGGGCGATGCTCAATATTCCATCGGCACTATTGGCTACACCGACGTGGATTGTGATTTCATTGATTTCACATACGTTTGTTGCACTTCCGAGGGGCTGCTGCGAACCGTTAAACGAGCCATCAACGTTTTCAGCGAGAAGTTACGCTCCAATGAAAGTTGCGGTTCCGGCCAAATAAGCctggaattctttcaaaaacgCAAATCGCGTTGGCTATTCCAGCAAGAGTGCATACCGTGGGAGGTGTGGACAGTTCATTTAGATCTCATAAAGTATGAAAACGCAGATGATCGCCAAATCAGCAGAGAAAACGTCTCTGATCTTCTAACCGAGAAAGTTATATACATCACTGAGCTTATGAATCGTTCGGACTATGTACCGAAGACGCCAAGTCAAAGTGAATTAGACCTCATTTTTGACACTTCATATCCCGATGTACAGCCGTATCTCTTTAAGTTTGATTACACGACTGCTGGCTCACAAACGCCCTCGGTGACCAATACCGTTAAGAAGATAATTAAGGAGACGTTCACGTTGTGA
- the LOC120773689 gene encoding polymerase delta-interacting protein 3-like: MDLSLDEIIKTKKIAVPSAVKKFNNTENPRKGLALRKTLNKPVFKQSMVTDARNKIIQKNREKIRDARDKLSELTRASGDVRQRLLAKKLSAGGLKTRGATKKLYTAAYRNGVLKARPGLKSTQPFIRQPAHVSARLPDLINVPRGYVDYDDMERMEEEEIAAATRLSRTVTNDFATFGQRDVSPTPPIRRMNSWVANTEGFDPFDVYKPRERRMSPDLPPPPPKGILRPSTRQLSPDIYKRRYVPEPSSHLSYEMRSRLERAPDPHASMGIFSNPIKSSSSSSGYRIVVSNLHSSVTQSDIQELFEDIGPLYDSRLVRPGVAEVIYKSLTDAEKAVDTYHNRQLDGQPMKCLLVNPRASNKPTAPAIPTSSSSRNSSGKTPLEIDIDALHKVLFRRH, translated from the exons ATGGATCTTAGTTTGgatgaaataattaaaaccaaaaaaatcgctGTACCATCAGCTGTGAAGAAATT CAATAATACGGAAAATCCTCGAAAAGGATTGGCCTTACGAAAAACGTTGAATAAGCCTGTATTCAAACAGAGTATGGTGACTGATGcacgaaataaaattatacagaAGAATCGTGAAAAAATACGGGATGCGCGTGATAAATTGTCAGAATTAACACGAGCTAGTGGTGATGTTCGTCAACGATTATTGGCAAAAAAGTTATCTGCTGGCGGACTAAAAACACGGGGCGCAACAAAAAAGTTGTACACAGCAGCGTATCGAAATGGGGTACTAAAAGCTAGACCAGGATTGAAAAGTACTCAACCCTTTATAAGGCAGCCTGCTCATGTATCAGCGCGATTGCCGGATTTAATAAATGTGCCGCGTGGCTACGTAGACTACGACGATATGGAACGCATGGAAGAAG AGGAAATAGCTGCCGCCACAAGACTAAGCCGCACGGTCACAAATGACTTTGCCACATTTGGCCAACGTGACGTTTCGCCAACACCACCAATAAGGCGCATGAATTCATGGGTGGCAAATACTGAAGGTTTTGATCCTTTTGATGTTTATAAACCTCGTGAGCGTCGCATGTCACCAGACCTACCACCACCCCCACCTAAGGGCATATTAAGGCCTAGCACCCGACAATTAAGTCCAGATATTTATAAACGCCGATATGTGCCGGAGCCATCATCACATCTCTCATATGAGATGCGTTCACGTTTGGAACGTGCTCCTGATCCACATGCATCTATGGGTATCTTCTCAAACCCAATTAAATCGTCATCATCATCCTCCGGTTATCGCATTGTAGTTAGTAATTTGCATAGCAGCGTAACTCAGTCAGATATCCAAGAATTGTTCGAGGATATCGGTCCTTTATATGATTCACGTTTGGTGCGTCCCGGCGTTGCAGAAGTAATATATAAATCTCTTACGGATGCAGAAAAAGCGGTGGATACATACCACAACCGACAGTTAGATGGTCAACCTATGAAATGTCTCCTGGTGAACCCCCGCGCCTCAAACAAGCCCACCGCTCCAGCAATACCAACAAGTTCAAGTTCGCGCAATTCTTCTGGAAAAACACCTTTAGAAATTGACATAGACGCTTTGCATAAGGTGCTTTTCCGGCGCCATTAA